tgtgaccaccgcctccacacccccatgtacttcttcctcctcaacctctccgttcttgacctgggatccatctccaccactgtccctaaatccatggccaattccctgtgggataccagggccatctcctactggggatgtactgcacagctatttctgtttgtcttcttgatgtcagcagagttttatcttctcactgtaatggcctacgaccgctacattgccatctgccaacccctgcagtacgggaccctcctgggcagcagagcttgtgtccacatggcagcagctgcctggggcagtgggtttctcagtgctctcctgcacacggccaatacattttccctacccctctgccagggcaatgtcctggaccagttcttctgtgaagttccccagatcctcaagctctcctgctcacactcctgcATCAGGGAACTTGGGGtccttgtggtcagtgcctgtttattctttgggtgtttcattttcatcatgttgtcctatgtgcagatcttcagggccgtgctgaggatcccctctgagcagggacggcacaaagccttttccacgtgcctccctcacctggccgtggtctccctgtttgtcagcactggcttctttgcctacctgaagcccccctccatctcctccccatccctggatctggtggtgtcatttctgtactcggtggtacctccagctgtgaaccccctcatctacagcatgaggaaccaggagctcaaagaagcattgaagaaactcattcaatgggttcacctccagcagcagtagagctgcccatctctcctcacagactcttcttagcttttctcagggtggtttgtgcttcatttctttttcatctgtggtcatcgtgttcatacaggaatgtctgtatttgctccacatctccagaagcatgatcctactgtgctgaacaatacagaggcctttggtaaatgtgccatcacggtgtcagagctggcttcctgaggagcatctctgtaatcaaagggcagctctcccaagggcagctcctgaagcctgggctcttcttcctgctgaaggcaggagcaggctccaggaactgcacctgccatggctgctgctgagcttggttctcggagggtttatggggagagggcactgggagacattttggggagagagggctggacccaggtctcactaattttaagtatctgtcctgggttgggtgtcacaggggtaactt
This is a stretch of genomic DNA from Numenius arquata chromosome 30, bNumArq3.hap1.1, whole genome shotgun sequence. It encodes these proteins:
- the LOC141476361 gene encoding olfactory receptor 14A16-like, whose product is MPNSSSVTQFLLLAFADTRELQLLHFGLFLGIYLAALLGNALIITAIACDHRLHTPMYFFLLNLSVLDLGSISTTVPKSMANSLWDTRAISYWGCTAQLFLFVFLMSAEFYLLTVMAYDRYIAICQPLQYGTLLGSRACVHMAAAAWGSGFLSALLHTANTFSLPLCQGNVLDQFFCEVPQILKLSCSHSCIRELGVLVVSACLFFGCFIFIMLSYVQIFRAVLRIPSEQGRHKAFSTCLPHLAVVSLFVSTGFFAYLKPPSISSPSLDLVVSFLYSVVPPAVNPLIYSMRNQELKEALKKLIQWVHLQQQ